ATAATCAGTTTCCTTCGCAATCAAATAGAGCACGGAAGCGCAAATTTCTACCAAATTCCCAAACAGGCCATGCCCATGAAGTGCCTGTGGCTGTGATCATCGCCATAGATAATAGGTAACTCTTGAAAACAGTATTGAAGGTAGCGATTGGGTTCGGAGGAGAAGTACAGTACAGCACCTGATCAAAATCACCCTCGGAAAAACGAGGAGTTGCCATGGTCGTTTATTGAAGCTTTGGTCTCCGGACTTCGCAATGAGTTCGGGCTCTCTCGGAGTTTTTTCCAGTTAATtgttaatttataataatatattaaataatacggAAAATTATTCCTAAAATGACACGTAATCTCTTTAGTTGGTGTAGCGAGTTTTCTGCAAATCCTCAAATTTCACTACTTCATGTAGCAAGGTTTGCACCTTACCACTGGAAACATCGCTCTGGCCGGATCAAGTGGATGGAGTTGCAGAAATAGGTTCCCTCCCTCCTCGTCTTCACTAGCGACGAGGATGATGACCATGTTCGTGTCGAATTTCGTCTTGCTGACGTCGGAATCATGCGTCTTGTTCCCATTTGTCGGCGCCGAAGCGAGATGCTCACCGAGTAGGCTCCGCTGAAAAGTCACCTTTACTGGCTTTTTTTGTTCAAACAGCCTAATAAGTTTTTCAcccaaaaaagagaaaaacatAGTAAAGCACTCGGGAATATTCCCCTGCTTCCTTCATCTTCGACAAATACAACGGCACCTGAGGTGACAGAGACGAAGCGAACGACGACATTTTGGAGAATCGAAAGTTAAGGATCTATTCTTCAAAAATAGAGTCATGTCGTTCAAATCAAATGCAAAGAGTTCGTGGAGGTTGATTGCAGCGGGAGTGAAGTTAGTTGGCGACGGCTCCAAAGATCTACGCCAACTAACTTCACTCCCGTCTAGTTTCTCAACAAACAAACGGAGACTATACCAAGTTTAGTTCAAGTTGTGTGCTGCTGCACTACTTGCATGTGGTCCATCCTCAGATACTAAACCAAGTTTACTTCCTATGTAAGTAATGACTAATGAATGCATGTGTTTCGCCATACCTCAGTATGTTGTTGCATCCAAAATATTATTATACACAAATCCATTGGAGTTAAGTTGTTACGGAGTTATTAATATtgcttattaatatttttaaataattttatgacaaagcataaatataattatatttgaAGTGTCTTTTGaactaaaataatattttttaaagtaaaaattatttataaatcaattgaatcTTTCTTTGTAAATACACATATAAATGCAGAGAGGAGGGAGAAATTAATGgtgtgtagaaaaaaaaaaaaaaaaaaaaggaaagtggGAGTCAATTATTGGAAGAGGAGAAGCTGAGAAAGTGAGAGATGTGATGGTAGGAAATGTGAAAGTGAGAGATGTGAGAGGTTGGGTTTTTATAGGGTGGGGTGGGGGCTTGGAGTTAAAGTACATTGAATGCATGTatgccgagagagagagagagagagagagagagagagagagagagagagagagagagagagagagagagagagagagagagagaattaaagtGCGGCACAGTTGGAGATGGAGAACCAACTGGCCACCCATAGTTAGAAACAGCCGCATGCATACATACATGAAATAATATGCAATTCAGGTCGGAGGGGGGAAGAAAGGATTAGAGATGGGATTGAAGGAGATGTTCTACATGACGATGACTCCGGCAACCTGATTATGGTGATTTCCGGTCACTGGGAGACCTCCATTTACGCAGTTCTTCGCAACGACACCATCCATGATTTCTACGGTTTCCCCCATTCTCCATGATGACGACTCCATAAACCTTGCGAGCGCGAGAAAGATCGACTCCGACAGTGCTCTCCAACTCTTTCTCAACCACATTCCCATCAGTTCCATCCCCGGCATCCGAAACTCATCTGGTATCCTCCTCTTCAGCCACGGCGGTGACGACAATGGCATGCCCGTCAGCTAGTCCAAGGAGAGATTGGTGGCCCTTGATCCCATGGAATGAGCTCGACGTATAAGATTATGGACAGCAGCATCGGGTTCAAGTCGTGGCTAGGGATCACTAAATTTGGTGTTGGGCACATCCATGTAAATCTCGCTACACCATCCAGTGAGATTTGGGTGCCATGTGTCAGTCAGGGTGTAATGACCcggaaaaataatgatatttaaatagctgaaactcggatttttaaccaaaatttttgcccattaccctctctctctctttcctacgactccctccccttctctcttcgattccgggcctgtttctcgccagatcgaagatctgaggctaccacgacactcctggtaaagttctctgcaagtctgccagagcagatctTGGGGAAAGtcgatttgaaattcatctcaaatccagggtaaggtattttgttaagattatgccttccttgtagttatgagaaatgatgtaggtaagaaaatacttatattttgttttgggggattttgttttcaggatgttgagttaggaaccttgcgggtatagagccataattttataggggcttttcaaagttaaggtaagggaaatatgctatgctaggaattgttataatgttaacagagattttacacaaatataccagcttattacctaattttacagaatatgagttttaaatgcttgtgtgtggatatttatgtaatgaataacttatatagtttttttacagtgtatcatactatactaaatacacaaatatagacagtatatacagtttatatagtttttccagtatatggagttatacagaatatacagatatagttatatattcacagagattatacaaaAAGATATGCATGCGtatacagcttttatacgaacagtttcataaaacagatatatatatatatatatatatatatatatatatacacatatacatgtatacagttatACTCAGATTAGTATATGTATTACAGTTTTAtatagaacagtatatacagtgtttctagtatgtcatgtttcctattaccataacatacaaaatatacagacagagCATATAGACAAAGTCTATAGAcaaatatacagagatagcatcaagatgctacagatacagtatacagagattacagtatttacagtacagaatgatagcgttatggtaattttggaaacatgatgaaaacattaaaagagtatatatgtatatatatatagtatcagatccctggggaaagaatacagacagatatagataaAGAGTACAGAGCACTgtaccattgctagatatagatagagtgcaaccacatatctcaaattgtaagaacccgaaaaatagaaaaatagattcctgcagatttcgtcgacgaagccagatttcgtcaacgaaggcagtagacttttcgtcgacgaaatttagaggttcgtcgacaaatagaAGCCGAGAAGTCtagaaaagtttaaatatcagacttcgtcgacgaggctaccgACATCCGCGaagaaatccttgacttttcgtcgacgaaggtacttttcgtcgacgaaaaccgggcgggtcaaagggggtataaaaggaaaattacttttcttcttcactaagtttctctactctctctctactctctctctttctctctctctctctctagatttcctagccggtcgttaatagaatcggaaatctgaggttaccacgaggatcgtggagggattctctacaacttctgtggatcagaatctcggttcgagcattttcgggtttcgggccaaaatcgaggtaaggctcggtttttgttcttgattcggtatatgtgtagtagtatgga
This region of Malania oleifera isolate guangnan ecotype guangnan chromosome 10, ASM2987363v1, whole genome shotgun sequence genomic DNA includes:
- the LOC131166148 gene encoding uncharacterized protein LOC131166148 isoform X1, with the translated sequence MFFSFLGEKLIRLFEQKKPVKVTFQRSLLGEHLASAPTNGNKTHDSDVSKTKFDTNMVIILVASEDEEGGNLFLQLHPLDPARAMFPVVLVEENRSARTYTLNRPRQLNALSYQMVAWLLKLFLHCEKESNAKLVILKGRVGGGGNAFVV